Proteins encoded together in one Synechococcus sp. A15-62 window:
- a CDS encoding DUF3721 domain-containing protein, whose product MQRICFAVAALMLTATTAMAGSHGKPKQAMFKTQAEAEAAAPGFGCTGAHQMGEMWMVCDKHGDAGQHGAH is encoded by the coding sequence TTGCAACGCATCTGTTTTGCTGTCGCCGCGTTGATGCTCACGGCTACAACGGCCATGGCCGGATCCCACGGCAAGCCCAAGCAGGCCATGTTCAAGACGCAGGCTGAAGCTGAGGCGGCGGCCCCAGGCTTTGGCTGCACCGGTGCTCACCAGATGGGTGAGATGTGGATGGTCTGCGACAAGCACGGTGATGCAGGCCAGCACGGGGCTCACTGA
- the arsS gene encoding arsenosugar biosynthesis radical SAM (seleno)protein ArsS (Some members of this family are selenoproteins.): MEPVAVVETVFPPLKRGQLTTLQVNLGYRCNQSCAHCHVNAGPTRTEMMSAELLALIPQILEQHSISCLDLTGGAPELHPGFRALVRQARSRGTTVIDRCNLTILSEPGQDDLALFLAEQGVCITASLPCYSAENVDQQRGDGVFERSISGLRQLNALGYGTGDPNRQLDLVYNPLGPVLPPPQQALEADYKKVLGGLGIRFDRLLTLANMPIQRFAKQLERSGDLQRYQTLLEDAHNPENLGAVMCRQLISVDWQGHLYDCDFNQQLGLPCPGQVRHLRDLVHLEAVSLDQSIHTAPHCFGCTAGAGSSCGGALQG; this comes from the coding sequence ATGGAGCCGGTGGCTGTTGTTGAGACCGTTTTCCCGCCCCTGAAGCGCGGACAGCTCACAACGTTGCAGGTCAATCTCGGCTACCGCTGCAACCAGAGCTGTGCCCACTGCCACGTCAATGCAGGGCCCACCCGCACCGAGATGATGAGTGCGGAGTTGCTGGCGTTGATTCCGCAGATCCTTGAACAGCATTCCATCTCCTGCCTTGATCTCACGGGTGGAGCACCGGAGTTGCACCCGGGTTTTCGCGCGTTGGTGCGCCAGGCACGCTCACGCGGCACCACCGTGATTGACCGCTGCAATCTCACGATCCTCAGTGAACCCGGCCAGGACGATCTGGCTTTATTCCTGGCGGAGCAGGGGGTTTGCATCACCGCCTCCTTGCCCTGTTACAGCGCCGAGAACGTTGACCAACAAAGGGGTGATGGCGTGTTTGAGCGCAGCATCAGCGGACTGCGCCAGCTCAATGCCCTGGGCTATGGAACGGGCGATCCAAACCGGCAGCTGGATCTCGTCTACAACCCGCTGGGTCCGGTTCTGCCTCCTCCCCAGCAAGCCTTGGAGGCGGATTACAAGAAGGTCTTGGGCGGATTGGGGATTCGCTTCGATCGTCTGCTCACGTTGGCGAACATGCCCATCCAGCGTTTCGCCAAACAACTGGAACGCAGCGGCGATCTGCAGCGTTATCAGACCCTCCTCGAGGATGCGCACAACCCTGAAAATTTGGGAGCTGTGATGTGCCGTCAGCTGATCAGTGTCGATTGGCAGGGCCATCTCTACGACTGTGATTTCAATCAGCAGCTCGGCCTGCCCTGTCCCGGGCAGGTGCGTCACCTTCGTGATCTGGTCCACCTTGAGGCCGTTTCGCTGGATCAGTCCATCCACACGGCTCCGCATTGTTTTGGCTGCACTGCTGGTGCAGGGTCAAGTTGTGGCGGCGCACTTCAGGGCTGA
- the stpA gene encoding glucosylglycerol 3-phosphatase yields the protein MPRLTLDQLLQELTGAEDLLIVQDLDGVCMQLVKDPLTRCMDPSYVDAVAAMDGQFAVLTNGEHEGRRGVNRLVEQALGDPVLPKREGRYLPGLAAGGVQLQDRFGDLSHPGVSPAEMAFLAAAPTRMEALLMERLPGLLPQVGVDDLAEVARAAVLDTQVSPTINLNGIFELVPADVITQQALQTMLSELMHQLLAEAAAQGLEKSFFLHVAPNLGRDAQGQERIKPAAEGDVGTTDIQFMLTGSIKEAGLLVLLNQHIQRRWGESPLGEKFNVRTAPHDPEALLALVQQRISAERMPLLVGVGDTVTSTPSADGTGWLRGGSDRGFLNLLQDLGAWCGQSNRVVLVDSSHGEVDRPSHADGSLQGITDPEDPLRIDALMPDGPEQYIAWFRQLSERRRVG from the coding sequence ATGCCCCGTTTGACGCTCGATCAATTGCTGCAGGAGCTCACCGGTGCTGAAGACCTGCTGATCGTGCAGGACCTGGACGGTGTCTGCATGCAATTGGTGAAGGATCCACTGACGCGGTGCATGGATCCGTCCTATGTGGACGCTGTTGCGGCCATGGATGGCCAATTCGCAGTGTTGACCAATGGGGAGCATGAAGGGCGGCGTGGGGTGAACCGCCTCGTGGAGCAGGCTTTGGGGGATCCGGTTCTCCCCAAACGTGAGGGCCGTTATCTGCCAGGCCTGGCGGCTGGAGGGGTGCAGCTGCAGGATCGCTTTGGTGACCTCAGCCACCCCGGGGTCTCGCCGGCGGAAATGGCTTTTCTCGCTGCAGCCCCAACCCGAATGGAAGCTCTCTTGATGGAGCGATTGCCGGGCCTGTTGCCTCAGGTGGGTGTTGATGACCTGGCCGAGGTGGCCAGAGCCGCGGTGTTGGACACCCAGGTTTCACCCACCATCAATCTCAACGGGATATTTGAACTCGTCCCCGCTGATGTCATCACTCAGCAGGCCCTGCAGACGATGCTCTCGGAGCTGATGCATCAGTTGCTTGCCGAGGCTGCCGCCCAGGGCCTGGAGAAATCTTTCTTCCTGCATGTGGCTCCCAACCTGGGCCGTGATGCGCAAGGCCAGGAACGGATCAAGCCCGCTGCTGAAGGTGATGTGGGCACCACCGACATTCAATTCATGCTTACCGGGTCGATCAAGGAGGCCGGACTTCTGGTGCTGCTTAATCAGCATATCCAGCGCCGTTGGGGTGAATCACCCTTGGGTGAGAAGTTCAACGTGAGAACGGCTCCCCACGATCCCGAAGCGCTGTTGGCGTTGGTGCAGCAGCGCATCTCCGCGGAACGGATGCCATTGCTGGTGGGGGTGGGAGACACGGTCACATCCACGCCATCGGCTGATGGCACGGGCTGGTTGCGGGGTGGGAGTGATCGCGGTTTCCTCAACCTGCTGCAGGACCTCGGTGCCTGGTGCGGTCAGTCCAATCGCGTTGTTCTCGTTGATAGCAGCCATGGAGAAGTGGATCGCCCCAGCCATGCCGATGGCAGCTTGCAGGGCATCACCGATCCGGAGGATCCCTTGCGGATTGACGCGCTCATGCCTGATGGCCCGGAGCAGTACATCGCCTGGTTCCGACAGCTCTCTGAACGTCGCCGGGTGGGTTGA
- a CDS encoding Rieske 2Fe-2S domain-containing protein produces MHPTWTEQWWPISFVQDLDPKTPSRFTLLERDLVIWWDRAASSWRVFPDVCPHRLVPLSEGRINEEGLLECPYHGWSFDGDGQCQRVPQALENTQPNNRRSRCASLPTATGQGLLFVWMGAPDAADPSQLPLVPALEDNPDSWTVQDTFRDLPMDAVTLLENVLDVSHVPFTHHKTVGKRENAAPVEASITGEDASGFTAYWEEGPRRGKLGAQSTTFHAPQLMWHDLTAQGFGRILTVVYAVPIRRGECRLFARFPFRFQSAVPRLLIGLRPRWLQHIGNHKVLEDDQVFLHWQERVLERAGGSPAVERSFFMPTTSDVYVAALHRWLNGNGGEPFAGQPLPPRQSTTALMDRYNSHTIHCRSCSSALTRIRAARPWAWALLWGSAVLLGIQQGSAWNSTGLVTAALSALALRQLNRWEQGLTLGSGQAPRNR; encoded by the coding sequence ATGCACCCCACCTGGACCGAACAGTGGTGGCCGATCAGCTTTGTGCAGGACCTCGACCCCAAAACGCCGAGTCGCTTCACGCTGCTGGAGCGGGATCTTGTGATCTGGTGGGATCGCGCCGCATCGAGCTGGCGGGTCTTCCCAGACGTCTGCCCCCATCGTCTAGTGCCCCTCAGCGAAGGGCGGATCAACGAGGAAGGACTGCTGGAATGCCCTTATCACGGCTGGAGTTTCGATGGCGACGGCCAGTGTCAGCGTGTGCCGCAGGCTCTCGAGAACACCCAGCCCAACAACCGTCGGTCCCGCTGCGCCAGCCTTCCCACCGCCACGGGGCAGGGGCTGCTGTTCGTCTGGATGGGGGCCCCCGATGCCGCGGACCCCAGTCAGCTCCCCTTGGTGCCAGCCCTGGAGGACAACCCCGACAGCTGGACTGTGCAGGACACCTTCCGGGACCTGCCGATGGATGCCGTGACCCTGCTGGAGAACGTGCTGGACGTGAGCCACGTTCCCTTCACCCACCACAAGACCGTTGGCAAACGGGAGAATGCCGCGCCTGTGGAAGCTTCCATCACGGGGGAAGACGCCAGCGGCTTCACGGCCTACTGGGAGGAGGGGCCGCGTCGGGGCAAACTCGGCGCCCAATCCACCACCTTCCATGCCCCGCAGCTGATGTGGCATGACCTCACCGCCCAGGGCTTCGGGCGAATTCTCACGGTGGTCTACGCCGTGCCGATTCGCCGCGGCGAGTGCCGCCTCTTCGCCCGCTTCCCCTTCCGGTTCCAATCCGCCGTCCCCCGGCTGCTGATCGGATTGCGGCCCCGCTGGTTGCAACACATCGGCAACCACAAGGTGCTGGAAGACGATCAGGTGTTCCTGCACTGGCAGGAGCGGGTGCTGGAGCGAGCCGGCGGCAGCCCCGCCGTGGAACGCAGTTTTTTTATGCCCACAACGTCAGATGTCTACGTGGCGGCGCTGCATCGCTGGTTGAACGGCAACGGTGGCGAGCCCTTTGCAGGACAACCCCTACCTCCGCGGCAAAGCACCACGGCGCTGATGGATCGATACAACAGCCACACGATCCATTGCCGCAGCTGCTCGTCGGCGCTGACGCGGATTCGTGCTGCCCGCCCCTGGGCATGGGCCCTTCTCTGGGGATCCGCCGTGCTTTTGGGGATCCAACAGGGCAGCGCCTGGAACAGCACCGGCTTGGTCACAGCCGCGCTCTCGGCCCTGGCACTGCGGCAACTCAACCGTTGGGAGCAAGGGCTGACGCTCGGCAGCGGCCAAGCCCCCCGCAACCGCTGA
- a CDS encoding glutathione S-transferase family protein, giving the protein MTFYLYGGPKTRVSMPKWYLAEKGISYEYVNIDLAAGQNLATSYLEVNPFGKLPALKDDSNGLVLFESGAILQYLSENYANEINDAATRASISQWILFANSTLAIALFVPSNKEREFPRLMATLNDIYTKKQFLVGDCWTAADCAVNAYLGYLPIFYPNEDLSAYPEIQALNERTRSNPNYRMIMGL; this is encoded by the coding sequence ATGACGTTTTATCTCTACGGCGGCCCCAAGACCCGTGTTTCGATGCCGAAATGGTACTTGGCAGAAAAGGGAATTTCTTACGAATACGTCAACATTGATCTGGCAGCTGGTCAAAATCTTGCAACCAGCTATCTGGAGGTGAATCCTTTCGGCAAATTGCCTGCCCTCAAGGACGACAGCAATGGTTTGGTGCTGTTTGAGTCGGGCGCCATTCTTCAGTATCTTTCCGAGAATTACGCCAACGAGATCAACGATGCCGCAACTCGTGCCTCGATCAGTCAGTGGATTCTTTTCGCCAACTCCACACTGGCGATCGCGCTATTCGTTCCCTCCAATAAGGAGCGGGAGTTTCCAAGGCTGATGGCAACTCTGAATGACATCTATACCAAGAAACAGTTTTTGGTGGGGGATTGCTGGACCGCAGCAGACTGTGCAGTCAATGCATATCTTGGCTACCTCCCTATTTTCTATCCCAACGAAGATCTCTCGGCTTATCCAGAAATCCAAGCCCTCAACGAGCGAACAAGGTCCAACCCGAATTACAGAATGATCATGGGCCTTTGA
- a CDS encoding phosphotransferase enzyme family protein gives MTEALEAIADRFHPREGIKAIRSLGSGNVNETFLVTHEGQGGAFVMQRLNTNVFDRPDLVMQNLQALGDHMERRLASPPPQLKGRRWEVPRVVPCRREASPWIEQNGEFWRSITYIGAATTSDVIRDSAHAQEVGYGLGMFHHLISDLPTDQLADTLENFHVTPAYLQRFEAIAPAPDRLGPAERDACAFIEARRQGINVLEAALTRGELHHRPIHGDPKINNVMIDEASGQAIGLIDLDTVKPGLIHYDIGDCVRSCCNPAGEETLCLDDVSFDMELCEAILTGYLSVAGGFLSDWDLHYLPHCIRLIPLELGLRFLTDHLEGDVYFRCDRPGHNLQRALVQFRLTEAVEQQFNALEQLVARLKQQPNPNL, from the coding sequence ATGACCGAGGCCCTGGAAGCCATCGCCGATCGCTTCCATCCTCGCGAGGGGATCAAAGCCATCCGCTCCCTTGGCTCGGGCAACGTCAACGAAACCTTCCTTGTGACCCACGAAGGGCAGGGCGGCGCCTTCGTCATGCAACGCCTGAACACAAACGTGTTCGATCGGCCTGACCTGGTGATGCAGAACCTGCAGGCCCTGGGCGACCACATGGAACGCCGTCTCGCCTCTCCACCCCCACAACTCAAGGGGCGGCGCTGGGAAGTGCCCAGGGTGGTTCCCTGCCGGCGAGAGGCCTCCCCCTGGATCGAACAGAACGGAGAGTTCTGGCGCTCGATCACCTACATCGGTGCGGCGACCACGAGCGACGTCATCCGGGACAGTGCCCACGCCCAGGAAGTGGGATACGGGCTGGGAATGTTCCACCACCTGATCAGCGATCTGCCCACCGATCAACTGGCGGACACCCTCGAGAATTTCCATGTCACGCCGGCCTACCTCCAACGCTTCGAAGCGATCGCCCCGGCCCCAGACCGCCTGGGGCCGGCCGAGCGTGACGCCTGCGCATTCATCGAGGCACGTCGCCAAGGCATCAATGTGCTGGAAGCAGCACTCACCCGCGGTGAACTCCATCACCGCCCCATCCACGGGGACCCGAAGATCAACAACGTGATGATCGATGAGGCCAGCGGCCAGGCGATCGGTCTGATCGATCTGGACACCGTCAAACCGGGGCTCATTCATTACGACATCGGTGACTGTGTGCGCTCCTGCTGCAATCCAGCCGGTGAGGAAACCCTCTGCCTCGACGATGTGAGCTTCGACATGGAGCTCTGTGAGGCGATCCTCACGGGCTACCTCTCCGTTGCGGGTGGGTTCCTGAGTGACTGGGACCTGCACTATCTGCCCCACTGCATCCGCCTGATCCCCCTGGAGCTTGGTCTGCGCTTTCTCACGGATCACTTGGAGGGCGATGTGTATTTCCGCTGCGATCGACCTGGGCACAACCTGCAACGGGCCCTGGTGCAGTTCCGACTCACCGAAGCGGTGGAGCAGCAGTTCAACGCCCTGGAGCAACTGGTTGCGCGGCTGAAGCAGCAGCCAAATCCAAACCTCTGA
- a CDS encoding DOMON-like domain-containing protein, whose protein sequence is MARSAVMLRQGCRLIPFERSIPAGVQISAELVWRREGWLELSYGVLARAAKGIGVLKLPAGLKDGPQQGQRKDELWTTTCFEAFIAAPGEQRYWEVNLAANGDWALYRFDGYRSGQTQQELSSPPTVRLQRGLHQLRLDARIALEPWWTPDVCPNLALTAVIDRGQEGLSHWALSHGPKADFHDRSTFLAA, encoded by the coding sequence ATGGCGCGTTCTGCCGTGATGCTGCGTCAGGGCTGCCGCCTGATCCCCTTTGAACGGTCCATTCCAGCGGGGGTCCAGATCAGCGCTGAGCTGGTGTGGAGGCGCGAGGGTTGGCTGGAACTCAGCTATGGGGTTCTGGCTCGCGCGGCCAAGGGCATCGGCGTTCTGAAACTGCCGGCGGGGCTGAAGGATGGGCCCCAACAGGGGCAGCGCAAAGATGAGCTCTGGACCACCACCTGCTTCGAGGCATTCATCGCTGCCCCCGGAGAGCAGCGTTATTGGGAAGTGAATCTGGCGGCCAATGGCGATTGGGCGCTCTATCGCTTTGATGGCTACCGCAGTGGACAAACCCAACAGGAGCTGAGCAGCCCCCCAACGGTGCGGCTGCAACGCGGATTGCACCAACTGCGGCTCGACGCCCGGATTGCCTTGGAGCCCTGGTGGACACCAGATGTCTGCCCAAACCTGGCACTTACGGCCGTGATTGACCGTGGACAGGAAGGGCTGAGCCATTGGGCCCTCAGCCACGGCCCCAAGGCGGACTTTCACGACCGCAGCACCTTTCTTGCCGCCTGA
- a CDS encoding lytic transglycosylase domain-containing protein, translating to MRSRNVLAVSAITASLLTGLWLRPKQPQAAAEAVVSKQAVSKQAVSKPLVTEPGVKSPVLLPAQASQPKTKDGRQYPLVPAEPAELATLLAAVEQALRDPATAAEALPDLGHQQQVIYRVLSTDQPRSQQVIKALPPRWRSVAERHLAARREFVRMSRGRGPTMLPAWRIIQPEPAANLLSYYRKAEAATGIEWEVLAAVNLVETGMGRIDGISVANAQGPMQFLPTTWAEPGIGAGNIRDPHDAIQAAARYLVRRGGLQDIRRGLWGYNNSDYYGRAVLLYASLMKEDPAAYTGLYHWEIHFNAAAGDLWLPVGYNQPQPITVEQHLQANPASRSPNG from the coding sequence ATGCGCAGCCGCAATGTGCTTGCTGTCTCGGCCATCACGGCAAGCCTGCTGACAGGGCTCTGGCTTAGGCCAAAACAGCCGCAGGCTGCAGCCGAAGCGGTTGTTTCAAAGCAAGCTGTTTCCAAGCAGGCTGTCTCTAAGCCACTGGTGACTGAGCCAGGGGTGAAATCACCTGTGCTGCTTCCTGCTCAGGCCAGCCAACCGAAAACCAAAGACGGCCGGCAGTACCCCCTTGTGCCAGCTGAGCCAGCCGAGCTGGCAACACTGCTGGCGGCCGTTGAACAGGCGCTAAGGGATCCCGCCACAGCGGCCGAGGCCCTGCCCGATCTCGGCCATCAACAACAGGTGATCTATCGGGTCTTGTCGACGGACCAACCCAGATCTCAGCAAGTGATTAAGGCTCTACCTCCGCGCTGGCGCAGCGTGGCGGAGCGCCACCTGGCAGCACGGCGTGAATTCGTTCGCATGAGCCGCGGTCGTGGACCGACGATGCTCCCCGCCTGGCGGATCATTCAGCCCGAACCAGCGGCGAATCTGCTCAGCTATTACCGCAAGGCCGAGGCAGCAACAGGGATCGAATGGGAGGTTCTGGCGGCCGTGAACCTCGTGGAAACCGGCATGGGACGCATCGACGGCATCTCCGTGGCCAATGCCCAGGGCCCGATGCAGTTCCTGCCCACCACCTGGGCCGAACCGGGGATTGGCGCCGGGAACATCCGCGATCCCCACGACGCCATCCAGGCAGCAGCGCGTTACCTGGTGAGACGGGGCGGACTGCAGGACATTCGCCGCGGCCTCTGGGGTTACAACAACAGCGATTACTACGGCCGCGCCGTGCTGCTCTATGCCTCACTGATGAAGGAGGACCCTGCCGCCTACACCGGCTTGTATCACTGGGAGATCCACTTCAATGCAGCGGCCGGTGATCTTTGGCTGCCGGTGGGTTACAACCAACCGCAGCCCATCACGGTTGAGCAGCATCTGCAAGCCAACCCAGCCAGCAGATCACCAAACGGGTGA